The nucleotide window TACTGGATAGGGACGATCCACGGGTACTTTGACGGGCACTTGTACGATCTTTTCGACTGGGTAAGGTTGTGGCACATGCACAGGTACTTTGACGGGCACTTGTACGATCTTCTCAACTGGGTAGGGTTGTGGTACCGGTACTTTAACGGGCACTTGCACGATCTTTTCAACTGGGTATGGTGCTGGAACGGGCACCTTCACTGGAATTGGGCGATCGACATGTACGGGCACTTGTACGTGAACGGTCTTCTCCACGGGGTAGGGTTGTGGTATATGTACGGGTACTTTGACGATCTCTTTGACTGGTACATGTACGGTTTTCTCAACGGGGTAGGGTTGTGGTACAGGTACTTGCACTGGTACTTGAACGATTTGCTCCACTGGGTAGGGCACGGCACGTTCGACTTGATAAGGCACAGCGACTTGACGTTCCACGTATGAGGTTTGGACATTGGTGGGTACAGAAATGCCACCGCCAAGTCCACCGCCGAGTCCTCCACCCAAACCACCACCGAGTCCAGTGCCGGCAATGATCGCACCACCACCATGTCCACCACTTAAAAGTACTGCGCCACCATGACCACCGCCGTAACCGTAGCCGGTTCCATGGATGATGCcacgtttttcttgtttcttctcGGCTGTGCTGGATGGCTTCACTTCGGAAGCAGCCGCTGCGGGCTCAGCAGACTTGGGCTCCGCCGATTTTTGCGCCTCCTCGGCATAGGTGAATGCTGATAAGGCCAAGAGGCCGAAAATGAACTGAAAAGAGAACAAAAAATTGTAGAAGTGAGCTTATACGGTTTGCTGAGTAAGATCTAACTAAAGACCTTTTCATCGAAATTGAATTGAGTTGTAGGATATATAAGAGCGTACTAATGAATTCATATATAAGTTGATTTTAACTCAGAAGATTTTAACCCAAGTAGTGGTTGTAACTACGTCTGCTGGAATTTCATGCTAGGGTAGTCATTAAATTGGTTTCTTTGCACTTTTTTACATAAAAGTCTGCCACTTCTCCACCACTTTATGGTATTCAATATTCAATTCGCAActagtaaatattatataacaaaaagtAGGCCACCAATGTCCATTTAGCGTGCTAGCACATTAACCTGCATTTTCTGCTGCACCAAAAATGGCAGCGCTTCCGCACCAACCAGTTCCAAACGCTCAACGGCAAGCCTCAACTGGCCGGCGCATGCCATTTCGGGCTTGTATTTCGGTCGTCATGCGCAAAcgaaagcaaaattaatttttctggtACGTAGTAACAAAAACAATCGGAGTGACTATAAATAGCGAGCATTACGATGCAACATGTCGAACGCATGTCGGCGCTTCCTTTTCCACTGCGGTCAAGCGAAGTCACTGACCAAAATTGCTCAGAAAATGTATAGCGAAATAGTGAAGCTAATAGCTAATAGCAGAATTTATTAGGAAAAGCAGACAAAACGGGAAAACAATGATATAATAAAGTTGCATGCTTTTGTTTTGAATTAATAACGCTGCCACATGTTGCACGGCATGTTAGTTGGCCGGCTGAGGCACTGCAAATGAAGTAAGCGCTACTGGCATGTATAGAGAGCTAAACTGAGACTACTACtgtattgtagttgttgtgaattgtattatttttattatatttagctGCTGAGCCATGATACGTGCTatgaaattgcatttttttactttttcgcgCGGCTTTCGTTTATGCGTGTCTGTTCCCACCTATTCCGCACGCCTTTTCGCCGCTGCATGTAGTTGCGTGTGTTTTGCTAAACATATCAGCGTTTTTGTGGCTTTTGTTTGCACATCATCAACAACCGGCTGCGCTTTGTTTTGACTGtactgcttgttgttgctttggctTTGAGCCAAGTTCAATGCGCATTCGAGGTGTGAGTATTCGGTaataaaattcatgaaaaatttcggtttttatttttgtcatttgtGCGTTTTAAGGGTGCTTCTGCATTTCACCGTTGCGCTGACAAGGTTAATGCTGGGCAAATTTGTCATGTATTATTGCGTCGGTTGTACGTGTGAGGGAAAAGTTGGCGTCTTGTCAATTCCGCTGATTTGGCGGTGTATTGAGGGTTTGATCGAAAGGCTGTGCAGTAATTGAATGTTTAGCTACTTGTTTTGAATGGAAAAtctatcaaaatttaataatgatgtaattgttttggaaatttattattggtttttgtataaatatgctTATGCATTTGTTTACggctcaaaaaaaatatatatttttcaagttcTTGTGGACAGCCAGTGCTACTCGCTCACAGTTTATGGCGCCATATGAGAACGTTTTAAGGTTAATTTGGTAAAAAAGATTTGTGACGCCATAGggaatttattttactattatttgaGTTGAGAGTGAACAAAACGGCTTATAACGGtttaacttttaatattattaatacatattttttggcttttaaaACAGTCGGTAgaagcaaaatttttcaaaaaatttacctcaaaacaaaaaaatctgttttcaaaaaaatttatattttttccaaaaaattattttcaaaaaaaaaattgtttaaattaaaaaaaaaaatgtttatcaataaaaaaaaattgtatcaggCAGCTTAAACACTGTTGGTCTGTTCATAACTCAGTTTTTTATCTGTACTATTCcagctttaaataaaatacttgaaaaCGAAAGTAttgtactctgtagcaacaagctgcaagagtataaatattttcaagcaaCACTACAGAGTACAGTAAACTAGAGTATGCTGAGCAAAAAGCTTCTACAAAGTTCTAACTAATAAACTACTTGAAGAAAAAGCTTGACATAAAAGACTTAAGGCACAAACTTTGCCAAAGTTGTTAAGACAAACATAAAAGACTTAAGACAAAAAGTTTGCCGAAGTTGTaaagacaaacaaaaattttaaaatccaaaTTAATCAAAATGCAATTAAGACAATAGTAAAGtgggtttttgtttttctgagttagacaaaataaaagcttttaaaaatttaattttttttgaggtagaaatataatagttttttatattttttgcggtagaaaaatatttctctttttcgtagaaaaaattatagtttttgaataataaaagttacaatttttaaattctttttttcatattttgtgtggtagaaaaattaaaattttttttggaagtggaaaaatttcaaaatttcaaaatttgaatttttttttgaatagaagaaattacaattttgaaatatttttttatttcttcggtaaaaaaatcaatatttttgattatattattttcattttggaatttttttttaaatggaaaattaaagtttttaattttttttttaattgaaaaatataataatttaaaaaaaaaatcgctttttaaCTCATATTTTAGCTAATAATGCTGTACAAATTGCTTGAAACTCATAATTATCacagaaaaggaaaaaataaaaatgaaaaaaatttaaattagtcaTTTTGATATGAAAATTGCCAACAAATATTCATTGCATGACTATGCATTTCCAGAACTAAAATCTATTGAAACTTGCTGTAGCTCATTTCTCAACACCACTTCTGTCTACAAGCTGCATTCGCGCTGTTTATTGATTTATTCGACTTTTTGTGTAAAATAATCACTCAACACagttttcttatattcttatagCACCGTTAAGTCTTTGAGTCTCTTACAACTGCTTCAACTTCGTTTTGCttatatttaaattgctttaattttcttcaattttcacACAACATACCAGAGATTTCATCTTGtttcacaaatttaattatcaCCAACAACAAATGCTTTAACCACTTGCTTTGCTCGTCTTTTTAAAGTATTCAGTTAAATAAATGAAACGAATCTGaaatcaaaaacacaaatacTTTTAGCAAATCACAAATATGCGCTTATGTTAGCTTGCTGACTGCAAGCGCTTAAGTTAAATATATTACTTGGAGGCTGAGGTCGTTCTAATAACAACGAACCTACAACAGATACTGAATAATTTTGACCAGCCGCCACAAGCTTTTATACCGACGCACGCTTATAGAACCACCGCAAAGCGTTGACGGGCGGTCTGATTAGCGGGCGTGAAGGGAGAGGCACGGATGCGACCaacggcagcaacagcaacagaagcagcagcagcagcagccaaaGCGAGCTCTGCATATGATTGCCGACGGCGCTAGTGCCACTCACGAAGACTTTTGCAATTAGCTATTATTGCCATtattgaaacaacaacaaaagtcgAGAAACAGTAGTCCATATAGTTGACGGGGGGGAGGGGTGGCTGCATGTAAAGGCATCAAAAATGCTCAGTTAGCTGCCTGCGATGGTGAAGTTATGGAAATTAAGCGCAAGTAAAAGACTTGTACGATGCTGTTGGTGGCTACGCTGGAGAGCGCGTTTGCGAGTTTGCCAGTTTGCTCGTTTGTGCGAGTGTAAGCGCCAAGTTAAAGCGTCGCGAAAGCTTGAGTTCGTGTACATATACGCGCTGTGTGTGTTGGCGCATGCTCAGCTTGTTGTAATGAAATCGAAAGTGTTTCACACACACTGTACGTGTGCCTCAAGAGAATTGAGTGTGTAAGCAGAGCTTTCGGTTTTCTATTCGTACACGCGAGAGCGCCTCACACGCTTCACACGTACAGTGTAGGTGTATAAATGGTGTTTTCTGTTTATTTCTTGCTGTGTTTGTGTTGGTGGTGCTCCTTTGGCGCCAAAATTATGGTCTTCAATAATTTGTGGCAGTTTTTCTTGAACGGTGAAAGGGTTGACTGTagcaaatcaataaaatttttaactcctAGAGCAGTTACCTGTCTtttgattataaataaatgaatctgttttagaaaatatatacatataaaaattgttaataattgttaactgtaaataataacagagttaaagttttgaaaataaattgcataaaataatgTTTCATTGGAAAAGTGTTGGTTGACGATATGATAtggaaaataatcataaaaatattggtGTTAACAGCTTGGATGAATGTTTGATAGTGCTTAGTTTCATATTAGGGAGCGTGTAGTTGCTGTTTTTTAGACAAGCTGAGGAAGTATCCGAATCGAGACCTCTTTAATTTTGCTTGgcaataaattttgcatttttgaaagGTCTTGTTTCAAGTTTAAGCTTGGGATTTCGTGTTCtaaaagaaagcagaactaaagcatgtattttaaatacaaattaaaagacctcaatacttttcaaaaataGCTTAaacactgtattttttattagtatttttaaaatcgaaaaatactAGGATTTTGTGAACACATTGTCTAAAGAATAGTTATTTTAGTAATCAAAGCTATTCgaatatgttaaattatttgtatattgtgTGGTTGTGTTATTTTAGGCAAACAAAAGGACTTCGGTTGAACCATAGCTATAAAACTcatcacaaatacaaacaattctttacaagaacttgattttgatcgttcattttgtatggcagctatatgttatagtgatacGATATTTACCAATTCTTCGGAGATTTCATTATTGACTTAGGCAATAACTCGTGcctaattttgtgaaaatatctcttttaattaaaaagttgtccatacaagcacttgattccgaccattcactttgtatgacagctatgtgctaaagtggctcgatctgaacaatttcttaggaGATTGCATTATAGACTCTAGCAATAACTCttgcaaaatttcgtaaagctatctcgtcaaataaaaaagttttctatataagcaATTGAAACCGATCGTTcaggttgtatggcagctatgtgctaaaGTGActcgatttaaacaattttccagAAAATTGTATTATAGACTTAGACAACAActttgtgaaaatatctcgtcaaatgaagaagttttcgATATAAGCACTTGAAACCGATCGcatattttgtatgacagctacatattaTAGTGGTTTAATGTCGGCCATTCCATTCctaatgagtagcttcttgacCAGGGATAATGTTAAAGAGCTGACGGACTAGTTCTTATATACACAGAATCAAATTCCTGGCAAGTGCCTGCTCTTTTAAAAGTCCTTAAAAATACTTGTAGTTAGCTTAGAACTGTTGCATccatactttttaaaaaaaaattcaaaccttttttttaatacatatttgttaGGCCTGAGTACTTAAGCTGTCAGAATAACACAAATGGCTCGAGTacccatttttattaaaaaaatattttgtctttcTAGAACGTTGAGCACATCGATCAGAACAACAATGCTTGGAAACGTCAAGAAACTATCACGCTCTCTAAGGAACTTGTTATTGTATGATCTTTGATTTCAGCTCTCACTTCTATATTTCTTGTACTTCGCTGGAAATTGTCACTTATTTCTCCAGCAATTCATATTGATTCATTTATCTTCATTTTAGTTATTCAAGAAGTGAATTTCTCAAAAGAAAAACTCCaacaaaatagaaattaaaagaatGAGAAATagtgcaaacaacaacaaacacataataAAATGCTCGCAGTTGTTTTTCACAAGCCAATGACATCTGGAAACAAGCATTTATGCAATTTGCCATAAATGCATGCGCACGCCAAAAAACTAGGTTAGTTAATACAAACTCATTTCAACGGCGTATAAGTGGGTCTGCCTGTACAGAGTATAAGCTAGCACAGACTTTGCACAAACTTGCACTAGCGCTGGTTGCATTGACGCGCAGAATTTTGCCATAAAAACTTAGTTAGTGTTTATAGCAACAAATGTACACCTGCAAAGTGTTACAGAAACGgacatgtgtgcatgtgtgtgcatcAATTTATAagcgaaaaaaatagaaacaaaaaaaataatttcatttacttgCACATGTAATTTAACGATTGCAAAACCGCACTGAAatcatcaattaaaaaataatgaaaaagagttATAAAATTCTATGAACTTGCACTGCGCATGCGCGGCATACATTGCGCACTATATGCCACACAGCACAGCATTTCAAAAGCtcgataaaaatataaagtgcttatatgtatgtatcaatataaatgtatataaagcaaTGTActtatatctatacatatatgtatatgtataatatatattatataaagcagTACGTGTATATCCGCTtggcttgagtaaaaattagcTAAGCTTTGCtccacttacatatgtacatatcttatcCAAGCACTTTAGTCGCCGTAATTATTCTCTTAATGGCACTAAGTCGTTAATTGAGTtcaatgtttttaatttgtgcTTTAAGTTTATTGTGGGATTGACTTTTTCAagacatatgtatttctttgcCTAAGAATGGTTTTTTCTACATTTGGCTTCGAATTTTAAACGTGGTTGTATATTCTCTGTCCATTGTTTCTGCGCGTTTTGACATAAATCATTTTTATGAGGTTTTCTTCAATCAGAATtacttttgagtttttatattaaCTACAAAGAAATCCATATGCATAAGCGTGTGTATGTGCAAGCTGTTTGTTATTTggataatttgaaatattttgtcaaTTTGTTGCAAGTCTTTTGATTAatgcagttttatattttttcaactattgagctttaaaatataaaaaaatgaagttgATTTACTCGTAGTTTGTTCTTCCATTTACCTTAGCCTCCTTTCTTGTCTTATTTGTGCTATCGTATGagcatatgcaaattttttcttgtgtttgaATGTTTGCGTCACTTTTTGGGAAGCACCGCTGGCtttctttgtatggaaaaacaattaaaatttactagTTTTACATTGCAAGCAAAATATTCTGGAAGTTTCAAAGTTATATCACTTTcagaattatttttagtttttttgtttacttaataAGCAGAAACTGTCAGTCGGATCTGTTGTTGACGGCAGAActtgatttcgaaaaaataatttgtactgTATATTAAATAGTTAACGAGTATGTTTGATTTGCGGTCGCTATAagtgtacaaatttatttattttttgaccgcatgagtttaaaaaaaaaactgaagtgCGAATATAGCCCTATATAACACTATAAATATTAACCAAAGAAACCTATTATTGATAAAAGAATTTTGTTATGGATTTAAAAGCAAACTTTGCCTTGCAGTCGTCGTATCTTCTAGCAGGGTtataaataatgcaataaaaagcaaaaaacaaattaattaaatttcgtttaatttttatgtcgTAATCTCGGAAATATTAGCTTAAAACACCctactgaaaaattaaaaataaacttttattccTGAAAATcggtttaaatataaaaaatgtaaatactgaaatgaaaaaaaaaaataaaacgatatgagttttttttactaagtctcgatattaaaattacattatCTAAATTTACTCACAATGGTTTTGAAGtacattgaaaaatattttacaaaattttaagatcATATTCTTTTATTCTCCCACATTGTTCAATATTAGACAGATCCAGAGCATTTTTCGTACGGATTATACATACTTCTTGTACATaccttatttttattacttttataccTTATATTAAAATACCGGAAAAATTCAACTTAATAAGAATGTGAAAAAGTTGTACAGATTTATCACTTATTAAATGATAACGATCCTCcagtttttttctcttttattttattgctccTGACATGTTTCGTAGAAGTTTCTCTTATTAACCGTATTAAATATAGTCCCCCATAACCTTTTCAATTATGTTAAAATCAGCAGAATATGGTGGCTAGGTTATGGCAGTCACGCTTTGACTCAAAATAAACGAATTTACTACTCGAAAGTTTTGTTGAAAACTCCGTGGAATTGATATAAAGAGATCACTTAATTTTGGAAATACATACTCTTACAATGTTTTAAAGCGATCGCCGTTCATCTTctgatcgataaaaatcaagtcagTTGTTCCATAAAAAGTGATGGCACCCCACACCACTACTTCACTTTCTCGGTTGTGATGGCGCTAAACATAGCTCATCTTTCCGCAAATCATGATAGTAGTGATCAAGGTAAGTCACAAACTGCTTATTCTATGAGGCCATATGTAACATTACaactttccatacaaaaacaaataaaagggGGAAAAATAAACCACAATTCAAGTTCAAGTTCAGCGAAGCTAGAGAAATTTACATCACAAATGAGCTGCTAAAAGTAAAGTAATCagcaaaaactgaaaacaacaaacaatcaaGCAAACATAGATGCTAGCAAACAAAGCAAGAGCACGCGTAAAACCCAAAGCTTGTGACTCATCCAAGCGGGCGTCTAAAAATTAGGCACAGCAAAGAAGATGAGCTAAAATCAATACAGTTAATGAGCTAAAAAGCGCTTAAAACAAAACAttgcatattcatatatttcTAGCAGAGAATTCCGCAATCCatgacatacgagtatataaacgaCGCGACATTCTTCGGATAGGTTTTTTCGTGTTTGCGCAGCAATCGCAGGCGACGGAGAGATGAGCAAACACAGTTGGTGCACAGTGCGCACGTCAcactcatttgttgttgttgtggaggCTGATATCTATCTTTCGCATGCTCGACGGTTGATCAGCACCTGAAGTTTGAATGAAGCTGCAGTGGATGTTGGCGCTAATGAAGCTATCAATGTTTACATTAAAGCTGATGCGCGCTTGAAGACCCAAGCGCGTGGCTTGTGCGGCgggagtgtgtgtgtttgtgcggtATTTGTGTGCGTGCGGTGCGTGTCTTTATCGATCATGGTAAAAATGCAGCtgatgtttgtttttattattcgcTGAATGTGAGTGTCTCTTGCATTAACAACAAATTGATTATGGCGTTCAACTCAGAAACCTGCTAATTGACATGGCAATGATATATGAGgaagaaaaattgaaagtgtTTTGGAGCTCGCAACCGAAATGTTTTTGCTTTACTAagatttatactttttatttgaaaattattctacagtTGTAAAAATGTTGCAGGTTTACAAAACTGCTGATGATTTcagaattgcaaaaaatttggtattctgcgaaaaaaataaaaaagaaactttcTGCTttatttgtaggaaatatttATCATGCTCAATGGCAGGAAAttagttttgtatatttgtttactGAAGGTTGTTGAAATCTGAAAATTAAATATCGTGAGTAAATGTTGcaaattcgcaaaaaaattcaaataaataaataaaaaaaacgatttctaGTTTTATAAACAAACTTTAATGTGTGGAAATACCTACAATACTCTTCTGTGATTGAAGTTTACTGATGATAAGTTATTTACCTAGAAATATAAGTTTAAAATCTATACGGAAAGAAGAGGTCAACTggatataaatatgaatttgatTCTATTTGTCAGATGTGAATTATCACAGGTTAAGGGGTTAGGTGGGTGTCAGAGGtacaagaaaaagtatttttgcgatttttttaatataaccaatcatatattttaaaaatataatatggccaATAAAAAGTGCATATATCTTCTGaagttttgatataaaaatgttaaaaaattcagCCGTAGAGACCTCATCGCCCTGGTTGTCTTACAAAAAAGTTCTCTCGCCTTGGATAGCATAACTTATTATTAGTtcatctaaatttaaaaatccaaaaatattccGTTTGTGCATATACAAATCTAGTTTTTGaacgaagaaaataaaaaaaataaagtttttatttattttttcagattttgaACCCAAAATCcgtatattttgataaaattttcgccatttattggcttaaaaaataatttctaatgaaataataaaaagttttcgttCAATAATTAGATaatgttattttgaagatgTATACACAGTTAGAACTAAATCAGTAAATAACTTTTCGAGAAATGGCCAGAACTTCCGAAGAGTCTATCTCTTATAATTTTACTCAAATCTATTCACAATTTcggaagaatattttaaacattttgtattatttaaaaagacaaaaaaataaaaatcgcttTCTTGATATTTTCAAACCCACCTAACCTCTTAATTAAAGCGCATATTCTTTTGCCTAAAATTaccataatattattttaaaatgagGAAATGCCTATAATACTTAAATCAATGAGAAACGGCAACATTCCgcgtatataaatattattcggTTCGATATTTATTGTGTGAACTTTCTCAGCTTAATTAAAGCGCACATTCTGGCGGCTAATATGAACGCAATTCctctgtattaaaaaaaaagacgtATATATGACTCTAAATGgcggaaatatatttttataaactactAATTTGTATTGATGTCATTATTTATCTGGATTACATTGCTGTATAAGCATCTGGCCAACGACCGAgttcgtcgcttaagtcttttgtcgCCTATGTTTTTCCAAGAAACTGCACAGAGTATTAACCCTtgccaaaacaacaaaaacgtaataaaatctaaaattaaaaccTTCAAACTTTTTCATCAATATGTAATTATTGCCGAAAATTGCCATAATTTAGAAGTAATGAAGCGTGGAAATGTCAACAGCGCCATACATATGTCATGGTCAACTCTGCCGACCAAAAACTATTTCACCAGAATAATATAGTAGTAACAATAGAAGAAAATTGCTTGATATTTGGCGCAAATTTTTGCTTTGTCATCATGCTTGGCTGAGAATAACGGTGAAAAGTTCCAGCTCACTCGTTTTTTGCTTCCCTGCTGCAGGCAAGTATTGTGTGTTATGTAATTTCCGCTGTAATTAGTCGGTTCTATGGAATTCTCGGCTTGGTTTCGCCAGCTTGTGTAACATTTTTCATACTTATAGCACACAAACAGACATTCTTACAGCCAATCACCTGTCACCAGCACGCTTGTCGACATATAACAACATAAGTAGTAAAACAACCGCGCATATCATGACATATTGTGATTACAACATTACTGCAAAGTCCATCGGTAAGGTCACCGAGTGGTATGCAGCGATATTCGCGACAAACAACAACTATGAAACAGTTACATTTGTCAAATTGCTCTCCttgtaattttgttgctgttgtggcaAGCTGACCTTCGACATTTGCTTTGAGTGTCTTTATTTTCGCAGTTGTACTTCTGCGTTTGTGAACACTGTTGTTGTTAGCGGTTTTTAATTTGGCTTTTATTTTGCGCCATTATCTAAATATGTGCCcattattatatacaatttgaagtaattttttggaattttagctgtaatttttgtttattaaaataagaGAGAAGAGCAAAGCTGCTCCTAAACATTAAAGTTTGCTGTTTTTTGAGTCTAAATTTGCAGAACGcattcttttttctctttttgggAATCGGTATATAAatgttgggtagtcgaaaaagtcttttcgtatttctaattaaattttaatattatttttatatttattatgaacTTTAATGAGCCAAATATATACTATTTTGGTTGACCAGACattagagacattattccatcagtgtaaaactttttggGTTTTCAGTgtaaaactgcgacaagtaaagtagaatcaatcgttcgatcaggcgggagcagctcataatggatgattcctttccaatcccaccaaacacttagcataacctttcgaggcatcaatactggctttgcgaccatttgttgagcttcaccacgcttggaccatgattaCACTTATTTGCCAACTGATGCCACCTGGATAGCTGTAAAAGCCATTTTTTCTACTGTAATGAAAAGAAGAAGCGCTGCCATGCACTTGTCACTGCACTAAGCGtcaattatacaaaaaaagttgTGGCAAAAATAGCAGTAATTCTTCAACTTCTCGGCTACCTTCACACTGATCTACTTCAAATTTTCATTACCATATTAAACATTCTGCTTTAAGGTATTTATTTTCGCATTTGCATTAGTCGCTGCCCTGCGGTACTGCTCTAGAAACAAGTACCTCGACATCCATAATCTCACGCCCCCTTTGAACGCGTAATACACACTAAATAGATTGTTACTTCTGCTTCCACGCTATTAATCATTTCCTGCGATTAAGCTTTATTTTGCTGACGTTGCTTTTAAGTACCgcatttgcttttgcttttgcgctcaaaacagtttttcttggcTGTGATTTGCCATTGTTCAGCTAAAAGACATTTGACCTTTAACACTGTGTAAAATGCTTAAATGCGGTTTGCGGTCTCTGCCATTTGCGGACTGACTAGTTGTTGACTTTTCCactctgttgttgttttgatttcGTATGCGCTGGTGAGTTGGTGTAAAGATGTGCCGAAACATTGTCTCATCGCTGCTGTGACGCTACTCTGCATTCGAATAATTCACTCTGAGCGTGTGGGTGTCGCATTTGCTGCTTTAGGAAGCTAGTTTAGTCGCTAATAGTTGTTAGTTGCTTAagat belongs to Bactrocera dorsalis isolate Fly_Bdor chromosome 1, ASM2337382v1, whole genome shotgun sequence and includes:
- the LOC105232280 gene encoding uncharacterized protein LOC105232280, whose protein sequence is MKSLFIFGLLALSAFTYAEEAQKSAEPKSAEPAAAASEVKPSSTAEKKQEKRGIIHGTGYGYGGGHGGAVLLSGGHGGGAIIAGTGLGGGLGGGLGGGLGGGISVPTNVQTSYVERQVAVPYQVERAVPYPVEQIVQVPVQVPVPQPYPVEKTVHVPVKEIVKVPVHIPQPYPVEKTVHVQVPVHVDRPIPVKVPVPAPYPVEKIVQVPVKVPVPQPYPVEKIVQVPVKVPVHVPQPYPVEKIVQVPVKVPVDRPYPVPVEKPYPVPVEKPVPYPVEKRITIPVQVPVDNPVPVHVDRPVAVPVKVAVPRPYPVIKEIPVPVERKVPYPVKVPIDVPRPVHVEQHVPVAVEQHVPYKVPVPVPVHVQSHVAPAAAIISGGYGGIGGYGGHSIGALGGHSLGGYGGHSISYGHGHIHKKK